CTGAGCTGGGGACTGCTAGGATGCTGAGTTGTCAGGAAGTGCAGTGGGGATTTGCCCCAACACAAGTCACAGAGCTGGTGCTTAGGAAACGTGTGTAAGGGGGTAAGTTGGTTTCTGGGCCATGTTGCCATCATCCCAGTTCCCACAGAGCTCCTTCTTGCGCCTGGCAGCAGCTAAGCAGAACATTTATAAGTGATCATGTCTGCTGCGGGTTCTCCTTGACTACCCGCCCCccctcccctcacacacacacacttctttttttgttttttatagtttaAACAGTCATTACTCTAGGCTTATAAGCTGGGAGTACACAGTCTTAGAAAATTGTTTTTCCTACATAATGCCCGTGTTCTAGGTGGGAAGGCAGATACATAAACCAGAATGTATGATAAGGAATAAGTGCTAGAACAGGGAGATATCGAATCTACCAAGTGTCTTGCTGGAAGTACATCAGAAAGAGTGAGAGTGCTGCCTGTTTGGAAGAGCCATCTAACGACAACAGGGTGTAAGGTGTGGGTCTAGGCACGTTCATCCAGCCACTGAATTTGATGTTCCTTGTGTTCAGGTTCCTCGTGAGCCCTTCAGGTGGAGATGTTGCAGATGTGAGTCTAGAATGCAGGAGAGGGCTCTGGGCCAGGCTGTGGGCTTGCAAGTCTGTGTGTGGATGGCCGTTGAAGCCTTGGGCACTGTGGGCAGAGCACATGGGCCCCATCAGAGCTCTGGGGCTTGGAGggcaggtgggagagggagggaggagcaggtGAGGGAGACGGAGACCCGGTGTTAGAAGTAGGAGGGCCATGCGAAGGTCACCGTGGGAACCAAGGGAAGAGGAGGTTTTGAGAAAGAAGTCATACTGGCAGTGCACGATTTCAGAATGGAGGGCTTCAGCAAGGAGGCTGGTGGCTCTGACTCGAGAGGTCATTGGGGCTGAGAGGAGATCTGCTCAGGGTTGGCTTGAGGGAAAAGCGTGAGCACTTGGTCCAGTCTCTGAGCACGGGGGACACAGTCACTTCACTGCGCTCTTTGAGTGCTGGTGATCTGTGGAAACGGAAGCCCCTTGCTTGATTTGGCCTAGGGCACTGACCTCTGGATAACCCAGACACCAGGCTTCAGGTTCTGCCCAGGCGCCTCCCTCTGCAGCTTACCTATAAGTGTCTGGATTCATTCCCACTAAGGCGAGTTCTCAAATTGTGTAAAGATGCAAATCTGTCCACCCTCTTACTAACCTCTCTTTGGCTTGTTTACTCCTTGCCCTCTAGCTCCTGTCCCTTCCCCCTGTTCCAGCACCATCGCTGAAGAGCTCTCCCCACCCAGCCACCAGGCCAAGAGGGAGGTTCGCTTCCTAGAGCTACAGAAAGTCGCCTCTTCCAGTGGGAACAAGTATGTGCTGGGCCTCTTCTCCCGGGATGGGGCCTCAACATCCAGTCTTCAGATCCCTGCATCCTAGAGGCTAAGCTGTTGACCAGCCCCTTACGTCATCAAGAGTGCTTGGAGTATCTTGTAGAACTGGGatgccctcccctgccccagtaCTAATGGGGGAATTGGTTGGGATCTGTCCTCGGCAGAAGGCCTCTCAAAGGCTGTTCTCTGTTTATAGAATTTCTTGCTTCCCTGGAGACTGTGCTAAAGTCCGTTCTCCTAGTGCAGCTCTGTAGAGGCAAAGGGAATGCACTCCTTTTGCACcgatgggggcgggggagggcatAGAGAAAATGAAGCcttggaggaaggagaagaaaagcttTCTCAGGGTCATGTCATAAGGCACGAGGTAGCACTGCAGACAGAACCCAGGTGTTTGGGTCCCGCAGCCGCTGCTCACAACCATAGGGCCCGGCTCCCCCAGCCCCGCCTGTGGTCAGTAGCTTCAGCCCTCATGTCAGTTTCTGACCATGGCATCTGGACCATCTCCTTCCTCAGCTTCCTCCCAGGTTCTCCAGCCTCCCCCATGGGTGACATTCTGCAGACCCCACAATTCCAGATGAGGCGGCTGAAGAAGCAGCTTGCGGATGAGAGAAATAATCGAGACGAGCTGGAGCTGGAGTTGGCCGAGAACCGCAAGCTCCTCACAGAGAAGGGTAGGTGGCTGGCCGCTGGCAGATGTGTGTTACCGGGCAGCATTTGGGATTTTCATCCGGGGAAGCGCTGGGCTTGTCTGAGGCGTGGCCCCTCTGTCTTCCATGTTGTCCCCTCTGCTGGCCTGGGACCTTAGAGCTCAGCCCTGAGCCTGTCAGGCTGACCTCCTGGAAGCTGGTTCTGTCCTTGccaccctccttcctttccctgggATTGgacgccccctcctccctccccctccccctcctccctccccctcctccccttagTCCTGTGCTAActctcctcttttctcccctcctctgGGGCAGATGCGCAGATAGCCATGATGCAGCAGCGCATCGACCGCCTGGCTCTGCTGCACGAGAAGCAGGCAGCCAGTCCGCTGGAGCCCAGGGAGCTTGAGGAGCTCCGTGGCAAGAATGAGAGGTACAGTGCTCCCTACCGTCCTTCCCACACCCGGGGCAGGGGAGACATGCTCTTTCCTCACTGCTCCCCTCGCTTGCAGCCTCACCATACGGCTCCACGAAACTCTGAGGCAGTGCCAGGACCTGAAGACAGAGAAGAGCCAGATGGATCGCAAAATTAACCAGCTTTCTGAAGAGAATGGGGACCTTTCCTTTAAGGTGAGTGTTGAGGTTTCTGGCCCCCACCTGGAAGCCCCTTAGCTTGAATTGGTCTGGAAAATTCCCCCAAAGAGGGTTGAGGAGAATGTCCTCATTCCGTAATTGGCTCCTGCCAGGGACCAGCTGGTGGCCCTAAGTTTTGATTTGTAGTCCTGAGTCAGAGACGTGAATAGTTGCGATTGGTTTGAGGAAGGTTGGAAGGCTAATGGGAGCCATCCAGGCCCTGGAGCTCAGGGGGAAGATAGCAGTGGTGTTGGCAGTTTTGACCCTGGGTGATGGGCGTTCCCTCTTGTCTGTCTTAGCTGCGGGAGTTTGCCAGTCACCTGCAGCAACTACAGGGGGCCCTCAATGAACTGACAGAAGAGCACAGCAAGGCCACTCGGGAGTGGGTGGAGAAGCAGACCCATCTGGAGAAGGAGCTCGGCACAGCCCTGCAGGACAAGGTAACCCTCTGCTTCGGGAAGTCAGGGCCACAGTCTTGACCACACACTCAAAGCTGAATTCCGTTTACCGCTCTATTCTTTGGGGCCTTTGGGAATTATGCTGACTACTTGTCAAGGCTTAATAGTGTGCTGTAATGGGCTTCAGGCCAGTACACCTATGAATCCTGTCTCTGCTGTTTACAAGGTGTGgctcttggacaagttacttgacTTCTTTCTAGGCATCCTTTtcctaaaatgggaaaaagaatggGTAGCTGCCTCATCATCCGTTGTAAGATAATGCATATAGAGCACTGAACACACATTGTCTGGTGCAAAGTGAGCTCTCAGTAAATtagttgctgttattattattgctgctaagaatccagctctgccacttattaataACCATGTAGCCCGGGGGCAAGGCACTTAATTTCTGAGCTTCAGATTcttacccttttaaaaaaaaaaaaacaaaaaagggatgGTAGTAGCTACCTCCCAGATCTTTTGGGTAGGTTAGACATTCAGAGAggtacccagcacagtgcctggcccattgtAGGTACTTAGTGAACAGTGGCGTAAAGTCGGGCAGGGGACCAGGGGATGCTGCTGCTGTTGATGCTCGGACTGTTGGGATATTTTTAAGCTGGTGGGTTTTGGGATTATCTGAGAGCCAAGACATGACTGAGGAAAGGCATACAGTGAGGAAATCTGGAGTAAACTCAGCAGCCTTGGAGAAGAAATGAGCAGGTCACTTGACTTAATTGAGCCCTGGTACTAGGGCTAGAAAGTCAGGCCTCTCATGGTCCCAGGTCCTTGGTTTCTGCAAGTTCCCCTAGGTCAGGGCAAAAGGAGATCTTGGTAATAAGGTAATCGGGTCTTATGTTTTGTTGATGTTCAAAAGGGTTCGTATGGTAATCTGGTGCCTGTTCCACTTCTGTTAACATGGGGCTCTTGTTTATTCCCAGAAATGCCTTGAAGAGAAGAATGAAATCCTTCAGGGAAAACTTTCACAGCTGGAAGAACATTTGGCCCAGCTCCGGGAGAACCCACCCCGGGAGAAGGGCGAGGTGCTGGGTGACGTCTTGCAGGTAGGATCTCAGGGGCAGGGGTGAGACCTGTGTGCTGGGATTGCAGCAGACCCATGTTCGCCATGTTCAGGTTCCTGGCGGACCTCAATCCCCAGAGGGGCCAGGGGGACCGCGGAGTCGTGCTGAGCCCCATTTGTCTCTTTATCTCACCAGCTGGAAACTCTCAAGCAAGAGGCAGCCACTCTAGCTGCAGACAACACCCAGCTCCAAGCCAGAGTGGAGGTGCTGGAGACTGAGCTGGGCCAGCGGGAAGCCAAGCTGCTTGCTGAGCGGAGCCactttgaagaagaaaagcagcAGTTGGCCAGCCTGATTGCCGAGCTGCAGGGCTCCCTGTCCAACCTTGGCCAGGCCAAGGAAGAGCTGGAGCAGGCCTCTCAGGCTCAGGGGGCCCGGCTGTCTGCCCAGGTGGCCACGATGACCTCTGAGCTCACCACCCTCAAGGCCACCGTCCAGCAGCGGGATCAAGAACTGGCTGGCCTAAAGCAGCAGGCCCAAACAGAGCAGGCGCAGCTCGCGCAGACCCTCCAGCGGCAGGAACAGGCCTCCCAGAGCCTCCGCCAGCAGGTGGAGCAGCTGAGCAGCAGCCtgaagcagaaggaacagcagtTGGAAGAGGCCGCCGAGGAGCAGAAGGCCACCCGGCGGGACCACGCCCAGCAACTGGCCACTGCGGCTGAGGAGCGGGAGGCCTCTTTACGGGAGAGGGATGCGGCCCTCCAGCAGCTGGAGGCATTGGAGAAGGAGAAGGCCGCCAAGCTGGAGGTCCTGCAACAGCAGCTTCAGGCTGCTAGTGAAGCCCGGGACAGTGCCCAGACCTCGGTGACACAGGCCCGGCGGGAGAAGGCAGAGCTGAGCCAGAAGGTGGAGGAGCTCCATGCCCATGTTGAGGCAGCCCATCAGGAGCGGTGTGAGGCGCAGGCCCAGGTGGCAGAGCTGAAGGCCCAGCTGAGGTCTGAGCAGCAAAAAGCAACCGAGAGAGAAACAGTGGCCCAGGAGAAGGCCCAGCTCCAGGAGCAGGTTCGGGCCCTTGAGGAGTCCTTGAAGGTCACCAAGGGCAGCCTGGAAGAGGAGAAGCACAGGGCTGCAGACATCCTGGAAGAGCGGCAGCGATGCATCTCCAGGCTGGAGGCAGAGGCCCGGAGCCTGGTGGAGCAGCACAAGCAGGAACAGGAGGAGCTGGAAGAAGAGAAGGCCGGGCGCAAGGGGCTGGAGGCCCGACTACAGCAGCTCGGGGAGGCCCATCAGGCCAAGACGGAAGCCCTGCGGCAGGAGCTGGCTGAGGCCATAGCCTCCCAGCGCGAGGCCGAGAGTGAGTGTGAGCAGCTTGCCAAGGAGGTGGCCACCTGGCGTGAGCGGTACGAGGACAGCCAGCAGGAGGAGGCGCAGTACGGCGCCATATTCCAGGAACAGCTGATGACCCTGAAGGAGGAATGCGAGAAGGCCCGCCAGGAGCTGCAGGAGGCAAAGGAGAAGGTGGCAGGGATAGAGGCCCACAGCGAGCTCCAGATCGGCCGGCAGCAGAGTGAGCTTGCTCAGCTCCACGCCAGCCTGGCCAGGGCCCTGCAGCAGGTCCAGGAGAAGGAGGTCAGGGCCCAGAAGCTCGCAGACGACCTGTCTGCTCTGCAGGAGAAGATGGCTGCCACCAGCAAGGAGGTGGCCCGCCTGGAGGCCTTGGTGCGCAAGGCGGGTGAGCAGCATGAAACGGCCTCCCAGGAGCTACTCAAGGAGCCGCCCAGGGCAGGAGACAGAGAGTCGGAGTGGCTGAAAGAGCATCAGGGACGCCCGTTCTGCAGCACGCAGGCTGCACTGCAGGCCATGGAGCGTGAGGCAGAGCAAATGGGCAGTGAGCTGGAGAGGCTGCGGGCTGCGCTGGTGGAGAGCCAGGGGCAGCAGCAGGAGGAGCGTGGGCAGCAGGAGAGGGAGGTGGCGCGGCTGACCCAGGAGCGGGGCCGGGCCCAAGCCGACCTTGCCCTGGAGAAGGCTGCCAAGGCCGAGCTTGAGATGCGGCTGCAGAATGCCCTCAACGAGCAGCGTGTGGAGTTTGCCGCCTTGCAGGAGGCACTGGCCCGCGCCCTGATGGAAAAGGAGGGGAAGGATCAGGAGCTGGCCAAGCTTCGTGGGCAGGAGGCAGCCCAGGGGGCAGAGCTGAAGGAGCTTCAGCAGACCGTGGAGCGACTGAAGGAACAGCTGGCCAGGAAAGAGGAGGAGTGCCCACAGTCTCTAGGGGCGGCCGGCCGAGAAGACGCTTCCGAGTCGGGAGCCCAGTCTGAGGCTGCTGGAAAGACGGAGCAGACGGGCCCGGAGCTGGAggctctgcgggcagaggtgagcagGCTGGAGCAGCAGGTCCGCGAGTATCAGGAGAAGTCCTCCAGCCTGGAGCGCAGCTTCGAGGCTCAGCGCGCCTCCCACGCGGAGCAGGCCGGTGCTCTGGAGACTTTGCGGGGCCAGTTAGAGCAGAAGGCCCAGGAGCTGGGGAGCGGTCAGGACACCTTAGCCTCAGCCCAAAGGGAGCTGGCCACCCTCCGCGCCAAGGCCCAAGAGCACAGCAAGGCTGAGGATGGGTGGAAGGCACAGGTGGCCCGGAGTCAgcaggaggctgagaggaaaaACAGCCTCATCAGCAGCTTGGAGGAGGAGGTGTCCATCCTGAATCGCCAGGTGCTGGAGAAGGAAGGCGAGAGCAAGGAGTTGAAGCGGCTGGTTATTGCCGAGTCAGAGAAGagtcagaagctggaagagaggcTGCGTCTGCTCCAGGCAGAGACGGCCAGCAGCAGCGCCAGGGCCGCGGAACGCAGTTCCGCTCTGCGGGAGGAGGTCCAGACCCTCCGGGAGGAGGCGGAGAAGCAGCGGGTGGCTTCTGAGAGCCTGAGGCAGGAGCTGGCCTCGCAGGCAGAGCGAGCGGAAGAGCTGGGCCAAGAGTTGAAGGCTTGGCAGGAGAAGTTCTTCCAGAAGGAGCAGGCCCTCTCTGCCCTGCAGCTTGAGCACACCAGCACGCAGGCCCTGGTGAGCGAGCTGCTGCCCGCTAAGCACCTGTGCCAGCAGCTGCAGGCTGAGCAGGCAGCCACTGAGAAACGCCATCGAGAGGAGCTGGAGCAGAGCAAGCAGGCAGCTGGTGGGCTGCGGGCGGAGCTGCTGCGGGCCCAGCGCGAGCTCGGGGAGCTGGTGCCCCTGCGGCAGAAGGTGGCCGAGCAGGAGCGAGCAGCCCAGCAGCTGCGGGCAGAGAAGGCCAGCTATGCAGAGCAGCTGAGCATGCTGAAGAAGGCTCACGGCCTGCTGGCGGAGGAGAACCGGGGGCTGGGAGAGCGGGCCAACCTCGGCCGGCAGTTTCTGGAAGTGGAGCTGGACCAGGCCCGGGAGAAGTACGGCCAAGAGCTGGCAGCTGTGCGTGCTGAGGCTGAGACCCGTCTGGCCGAGATGCAGCGGGAGGCACAGAGTACTGCCCGGGAGCTGGAGGTGATGACTGCCAAGTACGAGGGTGCCAAGGTCAAGGTCCTGGAGGAGAGGCAGCGTTTCCAGGAGGAGAGGCAGAAACTCACTGCCCAGGTGAGGCACCCAGCTCAAGCATGCCCCCAGAGAGCAGACCTGCGGGAGGGGGACACTGTCCCTCTGCATTCCTGGGCCTCCGGCTCCCGCATGATTAGAGTGTCTTGTCTCCCCACACTCACTGGGTGGCAGAGGAAGAGAGGTGACTGGTAGAGTTCAAGTCTGTTGCCCCCTCGTTGGCCTACAGAAAATACCAATAGCCTCTTCTCCGAAGCCTCTGTCCCTGGAGAGTCAGGCTGCAAAGGCCATCAGCCCACTGAGGCACAGTGTCGTGAGGAGGCGCGCTTGCAGTGGAGGCCCCGAGAGCCACCGGCGACTAGAATGAGCCGAGCTAGCATTTACAAAAATGTTCAGACGTCTAGTTCCATGGGGGGAAGATTAGAGCCTCGGTGAGGTCAGCCTGGCACCAGGGCCAGTGCCTCTTCGGCCCCATCTCATGCTGTCTCCGTTGCCCCTCCCCACGCACAGGTGGAGCAGCTAGAGTTATTTCAGAGAGAGCAAACTAAGCAGGTGATGCCTGAGGTCCTCGCTAAATGCTGGCTGCTTAAGCGGTGACTGGTCTCGGTGCATGACGGCGGCTGCAGCTTGCCTCCGCTGGCGCCTGTTGTGAACTGTTTGTGAAGGGGGCAGGGTCAAGCCATGGAACCCAGGCCCAGGCCGCCCCGGAGTGCGGTGTGCAAGGCCCTCTCTCAGGCCTCATCCCACCCATCCCAGGTCGGCCTCTCCACTTTTCTGTGCTTTCATCGCTTGTCAGGGATGAGGGGTAGGGTAGGCTTCATCTTTCCCATAGCAGATCCAGCGACAGACTGCTCTTGGGATTCCCAAACCTCCAAGTCCTGCTCCGAGTTTGGGTACTCAACTGTGGGGACTCACAGGATGCCCATGGGCCT
This region of Mesoplodon densirostris isolate mMesDen1 chromosome 7, mMesDen1 primary haplotype, whole genome shotgun sequence genomic DNA includes:
- the NUMA1 gene encoding nuclear mitotic apparatus protein 1 isoform X1; amino-acid sequence: MTLHATRAAALLSWVNSLHVADPVEAVLQLQDCSVFLRIIDSIHGTDEGQQILQQPVPERLEFVCSFLQRNRKHPSSPECLVSVQKVMEGSELELAKMTMLLLYHSSMSSRSPRDWEQFEYKIQAELAVILKFVLDHEDGLNLNEDLENFLQKAPVPSPCSSTIAEELSPPSHQAKREVRFLELQKVASSSGNNFLPGSPASPMGDILQTPQFQMRRLKKQLADERNNRDELELELAENRKLLTEKDAQIAMMQQRIDRLALLHEKQAASPLEPRELEELRGKNESLTIRLHETLRQCQDLKTEKSQMDRKINQLSEENGDLSFKLREFASHLQQLQGALNELTEEHSKATREWVEKQTHLEKELGTALQDKKCLEEKNEILQGKLSQLEEHLAQLRENPPREKGEVLGDVLQLETLKQEAATLAADNTQLQARVEVLETELGQREAKLLAERSHFEEEKQQLASLIAELQGSLSNLGQAKEELEQASQAQGARLSAQVATMTSELTTLKATVQQRDQELAGLKQQAQTEQAQLAQTLQRQEQASQSLRQQVEQLSSSLKQKEQQLEEAAEEQKATRRDHAQQLATAAEEREASLRERDAALQQLEALEKEKAAKLEVLQQQLQAASEARDSAQTSVTQARREKAELSQKVEELHAHVEAAHQERCEAQAQVAELKAQLRSEQQKATERETVAQEKAQLQEQVRALEESLKVTKGSLEEEKHRAADILEERQRCISRLEAEARSLVEQHKQEQEELEEEKAGRKGLEARLQQLGEAHQAKTEALRQELAEAIASQREAESECEQLAKEVATWRERYEDSQQEEAQYGAIFQEQLMTLKEECEKARQELQEAKEKVAGIEAHSELQIGRQQSELAQLHASLARALQQVQEKEVRAQKLADDLSALQEKMAATSKEVARLEALVRKAGEQHETASQELLKEPPRAGDRESEWLKEHQGRPFCSTQAALQAMEREAEQMGSELERLRAALVESQGQQQEERGQQEREVARLTQERGRAQADLALEKAAKAELEMRLQNALNEQRVEFAALQEALARALMEKEGKDQELAKLRGQEAAQGAELKELQQTVERLKEQLARKEEECPQSLGAAGREDASESGAQSEAAGKTEQTGPELEALRAEVSRLEQQVREYQEKSSSLERSFEAQRASHAEQAGALETLRGQLEQKAQELGSGQDTLASAQRELATLRAKAQEHSKAEDGWKAQVARSQQEAERKNSLISSLEEEVSILNRQVLEKEGESKELKRLVIAESEKSQKLEERLRLLQAETASSSARAAERSSALREEVQTLREEAEKQRVASESLRQELASQAERAEELGQELKAWQEKFFQKEQALSALQLEHTSTQALVSELLPAKHLCQQLQAEQAATEKRHREELEQSKQAAGGLRAELLRAQRELGELVPLRQKVAEQERAAQQLRAEKASYAEQLSMLKKAHGLLAEENRGLGERANLGRQFLEVELDQAREKYGQELAAVRAEAETRLAEMQREAQSTARELEVMTAKYEGAKVKVLEERQRFQEERQKLTAQVEQLELFQREQTKQVEELSKKLADHDQASKVQQQKLKAQGGESQQEAQRLQAQLNELQAQLSQKEQAAEHYKLQMEKAKTHYDAKKQQNQELQEQLRGLEQLQTENKELRAEADRLGRELQQAGLKTREAEQTCRHLTAQVRSLEAQVAHADQQLRDLGKFQVATDALKSREPQAKPQLDLSIDSLDLSCEEGTPLTITSKLPRTQPEGTSIPGEPASPISQRLPPKVESLESLYFTPIPARGKPPLESSLDSLGDVFLDSGRNTRSSRRRTTQIINITMTKKLDVEEPDSANSSFYSTQSAPASQAGPRAASSTQSLARLGSPDDGNSALLSLPGYRPTTRSSARRSQAGVSSGAPPAPLAPISSPSTGRNSFYMGTCQDEPEQLDDWNRIAELQQRNRVCPPHLKTCYPLESRPSLSLPTITDEEIKTGDPRETLRRASMQPAQIAEGAGITTRQQRKRVSLEPHQGPGTPESKKATTCFPRPMTPRDRHEGRRQSTTEAQKKAAPAVVKQADRRQSMAFSILNTPKKLGNSLLRRAASKKAPPKASPNPRSGTRRSPRIATTTASAATAAAIAAATATPRAKGKVEALTGKGEGSALRNPAKH
- the NUMA1 gene encoding nuclear mitotic apparatus protein 1 isoform X3 encodes the protein MTLHATRAAALLSWVNSLHVADPVEAVLQLQDCSVFLRIIDSIHGTDEGQQILQQPVPERLEFVCSFLQRNRKHPSSPECLVSVQKVMEGSELELAKMTMLLLYHSSMSSRSPRDWEQFEYKIQAELAVILKFVLDHEDGLNLNEDLENFLQKAPVPSPCSSTIAEELSPPSHQAKREVRFLELQKVASSSGNNFLPGSPASPMGDILQTPQFQMRRLKKQLADERNNRDELELELAENRKLLTEKDAQIAMMQQRIDRLALLHEKQAASPLEPRELEELRGKNESLTIRLHETLRQCQDLKTEKSQMDRKINQLSEENGDLSFKLREFASHLQQLQGALNELTEEHSKATREWVEKQTHLEKELGTALQDKKCLEEKNEILQGKLSQLEEHLAQLRENPPREKGEVLGDVLQLETLKQEAATLAADNTQLQARVEVLETELGQREAKLLAERSHFEEEKQQLASLIAELQGSLSNLGQAKEELEQASQAQGARLSAQVATMTSELTTLKATVQQRDQELAGLKQQAQTEQAQLAQTLQRQEQASQSLRQQVEQLSSSLKQKEQQLEEAAEEQKATRRDHAQQLATAAEEREASLRERDAALQQLEALEKEKAAKLEVLQQQLQAASEARDSAQTSVTQARREKAELSQKVEELHAHVEAAHQERCEAQAQVAELKAQLRSEQQKATERETVAQEKAQLQEQVRALEESLKVTKGSLEEEKHRAADILEERQRCISRLEAEARSLVEQHKQEQEELEEEKAGRKGLEARLQQLGEAHQAKTEALRQELAEAIASQREAESECEQLAKEVATWRERYEDSQQEEAQYGAIFQEQLMTLKEECEKARQELQEAKEKVAGIEAHSELQIGRQQSELAQLHASLARALQQVQEKEVRAQKLADDLSALQEKMAATSKEVARLEALVRKAGEQHETASQELLKEPPRAGDRESEWLKEHQGRPFCSTQAALQAMEREAEQMGSELERLRAALVESQGQQQEERGQQEREVARLTQERGRAQADLALEKAAKAELEMRLQNALNEQRVEFAALQEALARALMEKEGKDQELAKLRGQEAAQGAELKELQQTVERLKEQLARKEEECPQSLGAAGREDASESGAQSEAAGKTEQTGPELEALRAEVSRLEQQVREYQEKSSSLERSFEAQRASHAEQAGALETLRGQLEQKAQELGSGQDTLASAQRELATLRAKAQEHSKAEDGWKAQVARSQQEAERKNSLISSLEEEVSILNRQVLEKEGESKELKRLVIAESEKSQKLEERLRLLQAETASSSARAAERSSALREEVQTLREEAEKQRVASESLRQELASQAERAEELGQELKAWQEKFFQKEQALSALQLEHTSTQALVSELLPAKHLCQQLQAEQAATEKRHREELEQSKQAAGGLRAELLRAQRELGELVPLRQKVAEQERAAQQLRAEKASYAEQLSMLKKAHGLLAEENRGLGERANLGRQFLEVELDQAREKYGQELAAVRAEAETRLAEMQREAQSTARELEVMTAKYEGAKVKVLEERQRFQEERQKLTAQVEQLELFQREQTKQVEELSKKLADHDQASKVQQQKLKAQGGESQQEAQRLQAQLNELQAQLSQKEQAAEHYKLQMEKAKTHYDAKKQQNQELQEQLRGLEQLQTENKELRAEADRLGRELQQAGLKTREAEQTCRHLTAQVRSLEAQVAHADQQLRDLGKFQVATDALKSREPQAKPQLDLSIDSLDLSCEEGTPLTITSKLPRTQPEGTSIPGEPASPISQRLPPKVESLESLYFTPIPARGKPPLESSLDSLGDVFLDSGRNTRSSRRRTTQIINITMTKKLDVEEPDSANSSFYSTQSAPASQAGPRAASSTQSLARLGSPDDGNSALLSLPGYRPTTRSSARRSQAGVSSGAPPGRNSFYMGTCQDEPEQLDDWNRIAELQQRNRVCPPHLKTCYPLESRPSLSLPTITDEEIKTGDPRETLRRASMQPAQIAEGAGITTRQQRKRVSLEPHQGPGTPESKKATTCFPRPMTPRDRHEGRRQSTTEAQKKAAPAVVKQADRRQSMAFSILNTPKKLGNSLLRRAASKKAPPKASPNPRSGTRRSPRIATTTASAATAAAIAAATATPRAKGKVEALTGKGEGSALRNPAKH
- the NUMA1 gene encoding nuclear mitotic apparatus protein 1 isoform X4, translating into MTLHATRAAALLSWVNSLHVADPVEAVLQLQDCSVFLRIIDSIHGTDEGQQILQQPVPERLEFVCSFLQRNRKHPSSPECLVSVQKVMEGSELELAKMTMLLLYHSSMSSRSPRDWEQFEYKIQAELAVILKFVLDHEDGLNLNEDLENFLQKAPVPSPCSSTIAEELSPPSHQAKREVRFLELQKVASSSGNNFLPGSPASPMGDILQTPQFQMRRLKKQLADERNNRDELELELAENRKLLTEKDAQIAMMQQRIDRLALLHEKQAASPLEPRELEELRGKNESLTIRLHETLRQCQDLKTEKSQMDRKINQLSEENGDLSFKLREFASHLQQLQGALNELTEEHSKATREWVEKQTHLEKELGTALQDKKCLEEKNEILQGKLSQLEEHLAQLRENPPREKGEVLGDVLQLETLKQEAATLAADNTQLQARVEVLETELGQREAKLLAERSHFEEEKQQLASLIAELQGSLSNLGQAKEELEQASQAQGARLSAQVATMTSELTTLKATVQQRDQELAGLKQQAQTEQAQLAQTLQRQEQASQSLRQQVEQLSSSLKQKEQQLEEAAEEQKATRRDHAQQLATAAEEREASLRERDAALQQLEALEKEKAAKLEVLQQQLQAASEARDSAQTSVTQARREKAELSQKVEELHAHVEAAHQERCEAQAQVAELKAQLRSEQQKATERETVAQEKAQLQEQVRALEESLKVTKGSLEEEKHRAADILEERQRCISRLEAEARSLVEQHKQEQEELEEEKAGRKGLEARLQQLGEAHQAKTEALRQELAEAIASQREAESECEQLAKEVATWRERYEDSQQEEAQYGAIFQEQLMTLKEECEKARQELQEAKEKVAGIEAHSELQIGRQQSELAQLHASLARALQQVQEKEVRAQKLADDLSALQEKMAATSKEVARLEALVRKAGEQHETASQELLKEPPRAGDRESEWLKEHQGRPFCSTQAALQAMEREAEQMGSELERLRAALVESQGQQQEERGQQEREVARLTQERGRAQADLALEKAAKAELEMRLQNALNEQRVEFAALQEALARALMEKEGKDQELAKLRGQEAAQGAELKELQQTVERLKEQLARKEEECPQSLGAAGREDASESGAQSEAAGKTEQTGPELEALRAEVSRLEQQVREYQEKSSSLERSFEAQRASHAEQAGALETLRGQLEQKAQELGSGQDTLASAQRELATLRAKAQEHSKAEDGWKAQVARSQQEAERKNSLISSLEEEVSILNRQVLEKEGESKELKRLVIAESEKSQKLEERLRLLQAETASSSARAAERSSALREEVQTLREEAEKQRVASESLRQELASQAERAEELGQELKAWQEKFFQKEQALSALQLEHTSTQALVSELLPAKHLCQQLQAEQAATEKRHREELEQSKQAAGGLRAELLRAQRELGELVPLRQKVAEQERAAQQLRAEKASYAEQLSMLKKAHGLLAEENRGLGERANLGRQFLEVELDQAREKYGQELAAVRAEAETRLAEMQREAQSTARELEVMTAKYEGAKVKVLEERQRFQEERQKLTAQVEELSKKLADHDQASKVQQQKLKAQGGESQQEAQRLQAQLNELQAQLSQKEQAAEHYKLQMEKAKTHYDAKKQQNQELQEQLRGLEQLQTENKELRAEADRLGRELQQAGLKTREAEQTCRHLTAQVRSLEAQVAHADQQLRDLGKFQVATDALKSREPQAKPQLDLSIDSLDLSCEEGTPLTITSKLPRTQPEGTSIPGEPASPISQRLPPKVESLESLYFTPIPARGKPPLESSLDSLGDVFLDSGRNTRSSRRRTTQIINITMTKKLDVEEPDSANSSFYSTQSAPASQAGPRAASSTQSLARLGSPDDGNSALLSLPGYRPTTRSSARRSQAGVSSGAPPAPLAPISSPSTGRNSFYMGTCQDEPEQLDDWNRIAELQQRNRVCPPHLKTCYPLESRPSLSLPTITDEEIKTGDPRETLRRASMQPAQIAEGAGITTRQQRKRVSLEPHQGPGTPESKKATTCFPRPMTPRDRHEGRRQSTTEAQKKAAPAVVKQADRRQSMAFSILNTPKKLGNSLLRRAASKKAPPKASPNPRSGTRRSPRIATTTASAATAAAIAAATATPRAKGKVEALTGKGEGSALRNPAKH